A DNA window from Candidatus Sulfidibacterium hydrothermale contains the following coding sequences:
- a CDS encoding NADH-quinone oxidoreductase subunit C, producing MKELKENIIKRIKANFADAVEKNDFPDNRVDFTVKKETIPSILFYLKDEMGFIHLSHVSCVDWLEEGELEVVFIVWSPKDKIKVFVRTRLDRDNPVMDNLDMIWRQLNTYERELREMFGVQFTGLEAPDEFILEDWQGPPPFRRDFDTAAYAEKTFWQRPGREDAQDVRETIANRDGEEIPDFAKKYSR from the coding sequence ATGAAAGAATTGAAAGAAAATATCATTAAGCGGATAAAAGCCAACTTCGCGGATGCCGTGGAGAAAAACGACTTTCCGGACAACCGTGTGGACTTTACGGTGAAAAAAGAAACCATTCCTTCCATACTTTTTTACCTGAAAGACGAAATGGGCTTTATCCACCTGTCTCATGTAAGCTGTGTTGACTGGCTGGAAGAAGGCGAACTGGAAGTGGTTTTCATTGTATGGTCGCCAAAAGATAAAATAAAAGTTTTTGTCCGTACCCGCCTCGACAGAGATAATCCGGTAATGGACAATCTGGATATGATCTGGCGGCAATTGAATACCTACGAAAGAGAACTGCGCGAAATGTTCGGTGTTCAGTTCACCGGCCTGGAAGCTCCCGACGAATTTATCCTGGAAGACTGGCAAGGCCCGCCGCCATTCCGCCGCGACTTTGATACAGCTGCTTACGCTGAAAAGACTTTCTGGCAGCGTCCGGGACGCGAAGATGCACAAGATGTACGTGAAACCATTGCTAACCGCGATGGAGAAGAAATACCTGATTTTGCAAAAAAATACTCGAGATAA
- a CDS encoding efflux RND transporter permease subunit — protein sequence MNLTEITLKNNRIAIIVLLLVSIVGISNYFDLSRDSMPPYTIRIASVVTRFPGASPAEVESLVTEKLEEAIREMAEVKSIESESRTGLSVITVQLKDNVSGDELQPVWDELKDKMNEVKPTLPKNIVGPIVKDKDIGTVFGIILGVESDGVPYNVLEDYAKEIRDKLLLLPDAAKVKYGGVQEERIIVAFDDQQLSRYGLNVKRLAGIISSTNILYPAGVVNVGKKRIILEPTGSYQSIEDLKKTLIPTGTGSTIFLGDIANIYSDYIHPKENIVRVNGKNAIALFISLKKGANIVRLGKEVDKIIPQINRTLPLGVELVRIASQDHIVNKQVNNFLISLLQSVIIVLTVMLFFLGFRTGSLVATLVPMVILSTFFFMHLFDLGLNKVSLAALIISLGLFVDNGIVMAEQILVRVQSGQSTFKAAVDSCRMLMIPLLISTLTTSAAFLSFALAETPMGEMASPLFSVVSISLLSSWFLTFTFVPLLALIMFKIKMKEKKGSFVDRMMSRINAWYNKLLVRVLTKAQVPFVILIFVLFILSIILMPFLPFKLVPDSDRNLVTVDVIFPTGTKIEITDAAVAKIEKYIQDSLIVSKNRSRGVLDYSSFIGEGPEPYDLGYFKNEAISSYAHMLLNTTGDLDNDYVIRKLDKYCFNNFPDADIRVNRLTGAGASGTPVEIRISGKNPEKLAAIAKAVKEKLVQIPGTKNITDDWGPKIKKLTVKINEDKAQRAGLTNMDIAMALNAGLSGFKVDNFREKDKSIPIYVKAKNSDKYDIEKIESYNIFSPVTRKNVQLSHVAKVVVDWQFAKIIRKDLKRTTTVGSYLESGYSAKDIFKSIEGWLNEQKISWGTGYNYSFGGEDEDKNENLGAIVDWLPLSFGIILILLVLQFNSIRKSLIVYSTIPLGVIGVVIGWYIGGTFVSFFGILGIIALAGIVINNAIILIDRIGGEKEENPELSEQDAIIKAANHKFRPVILTTLTTSLGMLPLLISGGLLWQPLSLAIIFGLTFGTVIILLYVPVVYALLFKVKFDDYQYDKAKIEE from the coding sequence ATGAATTTAACAGAAATAACACTCAAAAACAACCGTATAGCAATAATCGTACTCCTTTTAGTTAGCATTGTTGGTATAAGCAACTATTTTGACCTTTCCAGAGACAGTATGCCCCCTTATACCATCCGTATAGCATCGGTTGTCACCCGTTTTCCCGGAGCTTCGCCGGCGGAGGTAGAATCGCTGGTAACAGAAAAGCTGGAAGAAGCAATCCGGGAGATGGCAGAAGTGAAAAGTATTGAGAGCGAATCGCGGACGGGATTGTCTGTAATCACTGTACAACTTAAAGATAATGTGAGTGGCGATGAACTGCAACCGGTTTGGGATGAGCTGAAAGATAAAATGAATGAAGTCAAACCAACGTTGCCAAAAAATATTGTAGGCCCCATCGTTAAAGATAAAGATATAGGAACCGTTTTTGGTATTATACTTGGCGTAGAAAGCGATGGTGTTCCTTATAACGTACTGGAAGATTATGCCAAAGAAATTCGTGATAAGTTACTGCTTTTGCCCGATGCGGCCAAAGTCAAATACGGAGGGGTCCAGGAAGAGCGGATCATTGTGGCGTTTGACGATCAGCAGCTGTCGCGTTACGGCCTGAATGTAAAACGCTTAGCCGGGATTATCTCCTCTACTAATATTTTGTATCCGGCCGGGGTGGTAAACGTGGGTAAAAAAAGAATTATTCTTGAACCTACAGGCAGTTATCAGTCAATCGAAGACTTGAAAAAAACATTAATTCCTACCGGTACCGGGTCTACCATCTTTCTGGGAGATATTGCCAATATATACAGTGACTATATTCATCCGAAGGAGAATATTGTCCGTGTAAACGGAAAAAATGCCATTGCTCTGTTTATATCCTTAAAAAAAGGAGCCAATATTGTCCGGCTGGGTAAAGAAGTGGATAAAATAATCCCCCAAATCAACCGAACTTTACCGCTTGGTGTGGAACTTGTCAGGATAGCATCGCAGGACCATATTGTAAATAAACAGGTGAATAATTTCTTAATCAGCTTATTGCAATCGGTAATCATTGTGCTTACCGTCATGCTGTTCTTTTTAGGATTTAGGACCGGTTCGTTGGTTGCAACCCTTGTTCCGATGGTCATTCTGAGCACTTTCTTTTTTATGCATTTGTTCGATTTGGGATTGAACAAAGTATCGCTTGCCGCATTGATTATTTCTCTCGGATTGTTTGTCGACAACGGGATTGTTATGGCCGAGCAGATATTGGTTCGGGTACAAAGCGGACAATCAACATTTAAGGCTGCCGTTGATTCCTGCCGGATGTTGATGATTCCACTATTGATTTCAACACTCACCACATCGGCGGCATTTTTATCATTTGCCCTGGCAGAAACTCCCATGGGAGAAATGGCATCCCCGTTGTTTTCCGTGGTTTCCATCTCTCTTCTCAGTTCGTGGTTTCTGACCTTTACCTTCGTACCTCTGCTGGCTTTGATTATGTTTAAAATCAAAATGAAAGAAAAAAAAGGGAGCTTTGTTGACCGGATGATGAGCCGGATAAACGCATGGTATAATAAATTATTGGTCAGGGTATTGACTAAGGCACAAGTTCCTTTTGTCATCCTTATCTTCGTTTTGTTTATCCTTTCAATTATTTTGATGCCGTTTCTACCGTTTAAGCTGGTACCCGACAGCGACCGTAATCTTGTAACCGTTGATGTCATATTCCCGACAGGTACAAAAATTGAAATTACGGATGCGGCTGTTGCCAAAATTGAAAAGTATATTCAGGACTCTTTGATTGTTTCTAAAAACAGATCACGCGGGGTGCTGGATTACTCTTCTTTTATTGGAGAAGGCCCGGAACCTTATGATTTAGGATACTTTAAAAATGAAGCCATATCGAGTTATGCACACATGCTACTGAATACCACAGGAGACCTTGATAATGATTATGTAATCAGGAAACTGGACAAATACTGTTTTAACAATTTCCCCGATGCGGATATTCGTGTAAACCGGCTGACAGGAGCCGGAGCATCGGGTACGCCGGTCGAAATCCGTATCTCAGGTAAAAACCCCGAAAAGTTAGCGGCTATTGCCAAAGCCGTTAAAGAAAAACTGGTACAAATACCGGGGACGAAAAATATAACAGACGACTGGGGCCCGAAAATCAAAAAACTGACGGTTAAAATCAACGAAGACAAAGCACAGCGGGCAGGTCTTACCAATATGGATATTGCAATGGCTTTAAATGCCGGATTATCTGGGTTTAAAGTGGACAACTTCAGAGAAAAAGACAAGAGCATACCTATTTACGTAAAAGCAAAAAACAGCGATAAATACGATATTGAAAAAATTGAGAGTTACAATATTTTTTCGCCGGTTACACGAAAAAATGTACAGCTTTCTCATGTTGCCAAAGTGGTAGTTGATTGGCAATTTGCAAAAATCATACGCAAAGATTTGAAACGGACAACAACCGTGGGCAGTTATCTGGAAAGCGGATATTCGGCAAAGGATATATTTAAAAGCATCGAAGGCTGGCTAAACGAACAAAAAATAAGTTGGGGTACCGGATATAATTATTCGTTTGGCGGGGAAGATGAAGATAAAAACGAGAACCTGGGAGCAATTGTCGATTGGTTGCCCCTCTCATTCGGGATTATTTTAATCCTGCTGGTATTGCAGTTTAATTCCATCAGAAAATCACTCATTGTTTATTCTACCATTCCTCTCGGAGTAATCGGTGTGGTTATCGGATGGTATATCGGGGGTACTTTTGTCAGCTTCTTCGGTATATTGGGAATTATTGCGCTGGCAGGTATTGTTATCAATAATGCCATCATACTTATCGACAGAATCGGGGGTGAAAAAGAGGAAAACCCGGAACTCTCCGAACAGGATGCAATTATAAAAGCAGCCAATCATAAATTCCGTCCTGTAATTTTAACCACCCTGACCACTTCGCTGGGAATGTTACCCTTGTTGATTAGTGGCGGCTTGCTATGGCAGCCTTTGTCTTTGGCTATTATTTTCGGTCTTACTTTCGGAACCGTTATCATCCTGTTGTACGTTCCTGTTGTTTATGCCCTGTTGTTTAAAGTAAAGTTTGATGATTATCAATACGACAAAGCAAAAATAGAGGAGTAA
- a CDS encoding ABC transporter substrate binding protein — protein sequence MKNRILIIITAFLISFSAKLYAQQTITIGISKDADTEELNRLDNHLKEEITALLGPGVNVKFKELSANGEIAKVKQNNKLLLEDPTVSILVTLGYLSSLEISKNKSFSKPVIAANILDKGLLDKSITQSDTTGLNNYTYIEPVIQLKNDAVRFAKMFEIHELAVLVPETFIKSIPEITDYLKQSNLQINVSLIPVSNNTASVLSQLPKNTDAAMVLPLEGFSKDEMAKLFHKLNSRHIPTLAVSGVSYLNLGATVTFSPEFTFQRLARQIALRVLKIYEGTNPAKLSVSVNSQRVPIVNMASIRVIGKFPKASFLNESILLNTTKFPTGKKLNIRLAIADALENNLQGKMAKKDIEIAEKNVRIAKSNILPQVSVGGNTVWLSNNLVEASMGQRGAFTLTGSASLKQVIFSESAIANIAINKLMLDNKKFYNDQTVLDIIAKISGSYIGLLFSKSNLLIQNENINATMKNLQLAKAKEKAGQTGISDVNRWVSELNLNKMKFNDAYTTYRTSMYNINQQLNSKIDNTINIPDSVDKSILVNQDILTRIFKNPNLTEKYASFIIEEMKTNSPELQQLQALAEIINRKRKLYKKQWYIPELALVAGAEQAFIRNGTIQPPNMPVPPPPDDMTYNLGISLRIPIFQGGKSSAEAKKSVIETNKIKNQKDELINQLEVGIRTSVQKLRTSYFELELSKNAAKAAEDNYKTVQDAYSRGAANSIQLIDAQNVMTRIKHLANIAYYQYVLDFIQVQRYQGKFIFLSPEEEQMAYTKRLERFLLKKTTN from the coding sequence ATGAAAAACAGAATACTCATTATTATAACAGCATTTCTTATATCCTTTTCTGCAAAGCTATATGCACAACAAACAATAACTATAGGCATAAGCAAAGATGCCGATACCGAGGAACTGAACCGTCTTGATAACCATTTAAAAGAAGAAATAACCGCATTGTTGGGGCCTGGGGTTAATGTGAAATTTAAAGAATTGAGTGCAAACGGGGAGATCGCCAAAGTAAAACAAAACAACAAGTTGTTATTAGAGGACCCTACAGTATCAATACTTGTAACATTGGGTTACCTCTCTTCGCTTGAAATATCCAAAAACAAGTCTTTTTCTAAACCGGTTATTGCAGCAAATATTCTCGATAAAGGATTGCTTGATAAGTCGATCACACAAAGCGACACAACCGGGTTAAACAATTATACTTATATCGAACCGGTTATTCAGTTGAAAAATGATGCCGTGAGATTCGCTAAGATGTTTGAGATACATGAACTTGCGGTTTTGGTACCGGAAACATTCATCAAATCAATTCCCGAAATAACGGATTATTTAAAACAAAGCAACTTACAAATCAATGTTTCGCTTATTCCGGTTAGCAACAATACGGCTTCAGTACTATCGCAATTACCTAAAAATACTGATGCGGCAATGGTTCTGCCTCTTGAAGGTTTTTCCAAAGATGAAATGGCTAAATTATTCCATAAATTAAACAGCCGACACATTCCTACTCTTGCCGTAAGCGGGGTTTCCTACTTAAACCTGGGCGCTACAGTAACATTCAGTCCGGAGTTTACATTTCAACGGTTAGCCCGTCAGATCGCTTTAAGAGTACTGAAAATATACGAAGGGACTAACCCCGCAAAACTTTCAGTATCGGTAAATAGCCAACGGGTTCCTATTGTCAATATGGCCAGTATTCGGGTTATCGGTAAATTTCCGAAGGCAAGCTTTCTCAACGAATCCATATTGCTTAACACCACCAAATTTCCGACAGGAAAAAAATTAAATATCCGTTTGGCAATAGCCGATGCACTTGAAAATAACCTACAGGGGAAAATGGCAAAAAAGGATATTGAGATTGCAGAAAAGAATGTCCGGATTGCCAAGTCGAATATATTACCGCAAGTAAGTGTTGGCGGAAATACCGTATGGCTTAGCAATAACTTGGTGGAAGCATCTATGGGACAAAGAGGCGCTTTTACGTTAACCGGTTCCGCCTCATTAAAGCAAGTGATTTTTTCAGAATCCGCAATTGCAAATATTGCCATCAACAAACTGATGCTGGACAATAAGAAATTTTATAACGACCAAACCGTTTTAGACATTATTGCAAAGATATCGGGTTCATATATAGGTTTATTGTTCTCTAAAAGCAATTTACTGATACAGAACGAGAACATTAATGCCACCATGAAAAATCTGCAACTGGCTAAAGCAAAAGAGAAAGCAGGACAAACCGGTATTTCCGATGTGAACAGATGGGTGAGTGAATTGAATCTTAACAAAATGAAATTCAATGATGCCTATACAACATACCGAACCAGTATGTATAACATCAATCAGCAGCTCAACAGCAAAATTGATAACACGATCAACATTCCTGATTCGGTAGATAAATCCATTTTGGTCAATCAGGACATCTTAACCCGGATCTTTAAAAATCCCAACCTTACGGAGAAATATGCTTCGTTCATCATCGAAGAGATGAAGACAAATTCTCCTGAGTTGCAACAACTGCAAGCTTTGGCAGAAATTATAAACAGAAAACGCAAGCTTTACAAAAAGCAATGGTACATTCCTGAACTGGCGCTGGTAGCAGGAGCCGAGCAGGCATTTATAAGAAACGGTACCATTCAACCGCCGAATATGCCTGTTCCGCCCCCACCCGACGATATGACGTATAATCTTGGTATTAGTTTGAGAATCCCCATATTTCAGGGAGGAAAATCATCGGCAGAAGCAAAAAAGTCTGTAATAGAAACGAACAAAATAAAAAACCAAAAAGATGAATTAATAAACCAACTTGAAGTAGGGATCAGAACAAGCGTACAGAAGTTAAGGACATCCTACTTTGAGCTCGAATTGTCGAAAAATGCGGCAAAAGCAGCAGAAGATAACTACAAAACGGTGCAGGATGCCTATTCCAGGGGAGCTGCCAATTCAATACAGCTAATTGATGCTCAAAATGTTATGACCCGCATAAAACATCTGGCCAATATCGCCTATTATCAATATGTGTTGGACTTTATTCAAGTGCAGCGATATCAGGGCAAATTTATTTTCTTAAGTCCTGAAGAAGAGCAAATGGCTTATACAAAAAGATTAGAGCGCTTTTTGCTGAAAAAAACAACGAATTAA
- a CDS encoding NuoB/complex I 20 kDa subunit family protein, whose protein sequence is MINDKNSQKIVDFIQNWARKHSIWVLAYGTGCGAIEIPPTMTSRYDAERLGVRGAATPRQADVLLITGYLTVKTLKRVIRVYEQMQDPKYVIGFGSCTINGGMYYDSYNTIKVLDKYLPVDVYINGCMPRPEAVLSGFAQLQKRIAEGRANGAKQYKENLEWYRANQKKIIPNWVMPEYNW, encoded by the coding sequence ATGATTAACGATAAGAATTCTCAAAAGATAGTTGATTTTATCCAGAACTGGGCACGAAAACACTCTATTTGGGTTTTGGCCTACGGAACAGGATGCGGAGCCATTGAAATTCCGCCTACTATGACTTCACGATACGACGCCGAACGTTTGGGAGTACGGGGTGCTGCCACTCCGCGTCAGGCTGATGTTTTACTGATTACCGGATATCTGACGGTAAAAACACTCAAACGGGTAATTCGGGTGTACGAACAAATGCAAGACCCGAAATATGTCATCGGCTTCGGATCCTGTACCATTAACGGCGGGATGTATTACGATTCGTATAATACCATTAAAGTACTGGATAAATACCTTCCGGTTGATGTATATATCAACGGCTGTATGCCGCGTCCTGAAGCGGTTCTTTCCGGATTTGCCCAGTTGCAAAAACGGATTGCCGAAGGCCGCGCCAACGGTGCAAAGCAATACAAAGAAAACCTGGAATGGTATCGTGCCAATCAAAAGAAAATCATTCCTAACTGGGTAATGCCTGAATATAACTGGTAA
- a CDS encoding efflux RND transporter periplasmic adaptor subunit, with protein MKKIRIYLVALTMIFLVSCKQKVEKTEAIRPVFYKPVAEMSVSGKRTFAGVSQAEHEAKLSFKVGGTLEKILYKLGETVRKGKTIAYLNSEDYRINYQKAEVAKKNAEIQLSSARSAFNRIEKLYANNNVSLSDFEKAKAQYESAKAMLKTAESQLRAARNQLEYTKLKAPFTGTISKILAKENEMIGAGRPVLIFSSNGKTELRTQVPENVIKKIKLGQQVKVKFTVIPDKVFNGVISEIARSTGGASTYPVIIDLTDKYVDILPGMACTIEMDLGQNNGSEIVIPPDAVAHDEDGDFVYVVKHSNTKGIYLAKRRNVTLGKLTSMGYEIKKGLNTNDTIITAGLNFMYDGRKVKLLKNQ; from the coding sequence ATGAAGAAAATAAGAATTTACCTTGTAGCACTAACGATGATTTTTCTTGTTTCATGCAAACAAAAAGTAGAAAAAACAGAGGCTATACGTCCGGTTTTTTATAAACCCGTTGCTGAAATGTCGGTATCCGGTAAGCGTACCTTTGCAGGAGTATCACAGGCGGAACATGAGGCAAAACTCAGTTTTAAAGTGGGAGGAACACTGGAAAAAATCCTTTACAAACTTGGGGAAACAGTACGCAAGGGCAAAACCATCGCCTATCTGAACAGTGAGGATTATCGCATTAACTATCAAAAAGCCGAAGTGGCTAAAAAGAATGCGGAGATTCAATTATCAAGCGCCAGATCGGCATTTAATCGTATAGAAAAACTTTATGCCAATAACAACGTTTCATTAAGCGACTTTGAAAAAGCCAAAGCACAGTACGAATCGGCCAAAGCCATGTTAAAAACAGCTGAATCGCAGCTGCGTGCAGCCCGCAATCAATTGGAATACACAAAACTAAAAGCTCCTTTTACCGGTACTATCTCAAAAATACTGGCTAAAGAAAACGAAATGATCGGCGCAGGCCGACCAGTGCTGATTTTTTCGTCGAACGGGAAGACAGAGCTAAGAACACAAGTACCTGAAAATGTGATAAAAAAAATAAAGCTGGGACAACAGGTAAAAGTCAAGTTTACGGTAATACCAGATAAAGTATTTAACGGTGTTATTTCCGAAATAGCACGGAGCACCGGTGGTGCTTCAACATATCCTGTTATCATTGATCTGACAGACAAATATGTTGATATACTGCCCGGAATGGCCTGTACCATTGAAATGGATCTCGGACAAAACAACGGATCTGAAATTGTTATACCGCCCGATGCAGTTGCTCACGACGAAGACGGCGATTTTGTTTATGTAGTCAAACATAGCAACACAAAAGGAATTTACTTGGCAAAACGCCGAAACGTTACACTGGGTAAATTGACTTCGATGGGATATGAAATAAAAAAGGGGCTGAACACAAACGATACGATTATTACTGCCGGATTGAATTTTATGTATGACGGCAGAAAAGTAAAGTTATTGAAAAACCAGTAA
- a CDS encoding FAD-dependent oxidoreductase, producing the protein MSFFDLNGTLKPLTALKQFGKRPHTISYPKESKEAAPRYRGLHYNDLDECIGCGNCSTICQNAAIDMIHIEGIEGKKGDSGLRPRVDNGRCCWCALCVEVCPTGSLSLTKDYLFVSEDPDDFLWTPGKDNPDGKEQISFYSTEEISLNVFNRVPMPELEGKERVKSFAEVVLGYSEAEARAEASRCISCGLCTEVCPEHMHIPEYINAIAAGNDADALRIIYDNNPLPEMCGKVCTRRCEDVCAIATRGEALAIRWLKRYATETAATTEITREIVNPEIREPNGKTVGIIGAGPSGLTAAYYLALRGYDVTIYEANAKAGGATMYGIPKYRFPIESLDKQIEYIKSIGVKIHFNTKVGKDISFKEIYDKYDAVFMGVGFPDAWPLGVEGDDAKGSMQAYRFLYMINSGEKVDIGDKVVVVGGGNVAIDAARVSRRLGADVTILYRRRVEDMPADWEEIEGAEDEGVHIIPQGIPVKIHKDEKGRVKAVEYLKAKMVPDDKGGRPRPVAIEGSNTILEATAVMAAIGQKGDYSFLPEEFTEKIKIERGRFVVNEKQQTGDPKVFAGGDAVNRTADAISAIADGFRACKAIDEMLSGK; encoded by the coding sequence ATGAGCTTTTTTGATCTAAACGGAACACTGAAACCATTAACTGCTTTAAAACAGTTTGGTAAAAGACCGCATACCATTTCGTACCCGAAAGAATCAAAGGAAGCCGCTCCGCGTTACCGGGGGCTTCACTATAACGACCTGGACGAATGTATCGGTTGCGGAAACTGTTCCACCATCTGCCAGAATGCTGCCATCGATATGATTCATATCGAAGGAATTGAAGGGAAAAAAGGAGATTCCGGACTGCGTCCCCGTGTGGACAACGGCCGTTGCTGCTGGTGTGCCCTTTGCGTGGAAGTATGTCCTACCGGCAGTCTGAGCCTGACAAAAGATTACCTGTTTGTCAGTGAAGATCCGGACGACTTTTTATGGACTCCCGGTAAAGATAACCCGGATGGCAAAGAACAAATTTCATTCTACAGCACCGAGGAAATCTCTCTCAACGTTTTCAACCGTGTTCCCATGCCGGAACTGGAAGGCAAAGAACGCGTCAAGAGTTTTGCCGAAGTGGTTCTCGGATACAGCGAAGCCGAAGCCCGTGCCGAAGCCAGCCGTTGTATCAGCTGCGGATTGTGTACCGAAGTTTGTCCGGAGCACATGCACATCCCCGAATATATTAACGCCATTGCAGCCGGTAACGATGCCGACGCATTGCGTATCATATACGACAACAACCCGCTGCCGGAAATGTGTGGTAAGGTTTGTACCCGCCGGTGCGAAGATGTCTGTGCCATTGCTACCCGTGGTGAAGCACTGGCTATTCGCTGGCTGAAACGGTATGCTACCGAAACAGCAGCCACCACCGAAATTACCCGCGAAATCGTGAATCCAGAAATCAGGGAACCCAACGGAAAAACGGTGGGAATCATTGGTGCCGGTCCTTCCGGTCTTACCGCAGCCTATTACCTGGCGCTGCGTGGTTATGATGTCACGATTTACGAAGCCAACGCCAAAGCCGGTGGAGCTACCATGTACGGTATCCCGAAATATCGTTTCCCCATTGAAAGTTTGGATAAACAGATCGAGTACATCAAGAGTATCGGCGTGAAGATTCACTTCAATACCAAAGTGGGTAAAGACATCAGCTTTAAAGAGATTTACGACAAATACGATGCGGTATTCATGGGTGTTGGATTCCCCGATGCCTGGCCGCTGGGTGTTGAAGGCGACGATGCCAAAGGCTCGATGCAGGCTTATCGTTTCCTCTACATGATTAACTCCGGCGAAAAAGTAGATATCGGTGATAAAGTCGTTGTTGTGGGTGGTGGTAACGTAGCCATCGACGCAGCACGTGTAAGCCGTCGTTTAGGTGCCGATGTAACCATTCTTTACCGTCGTCGTGTGGAAGATATGCCCGCCGACTGGGAAGAAATTGAAGGTGCTGAAGATGAAGGTGTACACATCATCCCGCAGGGAATTCCCGTCAAAATTCATAAAGATGAAAAAGGCCGGGTAAAAGCAGTAGAATATCTGAAAGCCAAAATGGTTCCGGATGATAAAGGCGGACGTCCGCGGCCGGTAGCCATCGAAGGCAGTAACACCATCCTGGAAGCCACCGCTGTGATGGCCGCTATCGGTCAGAAAGGCGATTACAGCTTCCTGCCGGAAGAGTTTACTGAAAAGATTAAGATCGAAAGAGGTCGGTTTGTTGTCAACGAAAAACAACAAACCGGTGATCCGAAAGTATTTGCCGGTGGTGACGCCGTAAACCGTACAGCTGATGCTATTTCGGCTATTGCCGACGGTTTCCGTGCCTGCAAAGCCATTGACGAAATGCTTAGTGGAAAATAA
- a CDS encoding NADH-quinone oxidoreductase subunit D produces the protein MREKATTLYIGPQHPGITGNMMVKVQVEGDTIVRARTEVGYLHRAFEKLQERRNWLQSFTLLCRFCVPEPDPVEESYARAVELLEGREVPERAKYIRVLMLELARMGSYLLWYGGQAGSLGLYTIGQWSVGDRNYILDLFEELTGGRVYHMYIWPGGVRRDLPEGFADKVLRTMDYMEKRLNDYDDLMFQNTIFQKRTQGVGVIPKEKAVEWGVVGPVLRGSGVKSDIRIDDPYEVYDKLDFIVPTAEGGDIWSRALVRRQEIRQSIRIIRQVIEKMPSGEYYNRIPNPHKWALPKGDAYARTEATRGEVGMYIVSDGSTHPRRTHFRGAAYVHAITLLENLLVGENLADISAIMNSLGTCPPEIER, from the coding sequence ATGAGAGAAAAGGCAACAACTTTATATATTGGGCCTCAGCACCCCGGGATTACCGGTAACATGATGGTCAAAGTGCAGGTAGAAGGCGACACCATTGTGAGAGCCCGTACCGAAGTAGGATATCTGCACCGAGCTTTTGAAAAATTACAGGAAAGAAGAAACTGGCTGCAAAGCTTTACGCTGCTGTGCCGTTTTTGTGTTCCGGAACCTGACCCGGTAGAAGAATCATACGCCCGTGCTGTGGAACTGCTCGAAGGCCGTGAAGTACCCGAAAGAGCCAAATACATCCGCGTACTGATGCTGGAACTGGCCCGTATGGGTTCGTACCTGCTGTGGTACGGCGGACAAGCCGGTTCTCTGGGTTTGTACACCATCGGCCAATGGTCGGTAGGAGACCGAAACTACATCCTCGATCTCTTTGAAGAATTGACCGGTGGCCGTGTTTACCACATGTACATTTGGCCGGGCGGCGTTCGTCGTGATCTTCCCGAAGGCTTTGCCGACAAAGTACTTCGTACCATGGATTACATGGAAAAAAGGTTGAATGATTATGATGACCTGATGTTCCAGAATACCATTTTCCAGAAAAGAACACAAGGTGTGGGTGTCATTCCTAAAGAAAAAGCCGTAGAATGGGGCGTAGTTGGTCCTGTTTTACGAGGCTCCGGAGTCAAAAGCGACATCCGTATTGACGACCCATACGAAGTATATGACAAACTGGACTTTATTGTCCCGACTGCAGAAGGCGGTGACATCTGGTCACGGGCATTGGTCCGTCGTCAGGAAATCCGCCAGTCGATCCGGATTATCCGCCAAGTCATTGAAAAAATGCCTTCCGGTGAGTATTACAACCGGATTCCCAATCCGCATAAATGGGCTCTTCCCAAAGGAGATGCTTATGCCCGTACCGAAGCCACCCGTGGCGAAGTAGGAATGTACATCGTCAGTGATGGAAGTACGCATCCGCGTCGGACCCATTTCCGTGGAGCAGCTTACGTACATGCGATTACCCTGCTTGAAAATCTCCTGGTTGGAGAGAATTTAGCAGATATCTCTGCCATCATGAATAGTTTGGGAACCTGTCCTCCGGAAATTGAACGTTAA